The following are encoded in a window of Primulina huaijiensis isolate GDHJ02 unplaced genomic scaffold, ASM1229523v2 scaffold3245, whole genome shotgun sequence genomic DNA:
- the LOC140968154 gene encoding trihelix transcription factor ENAP1-like, which produces MKNPNFYPYKAHNSAEYEDDDVDEDEGSPDQNFAQNGYYEDSKRHPKKRKLESFVSTYELTPRKEMWSEEESFVLLEVWGERYMELGRRSLRAEDWAEVTDKVLEMSGVERTVVECRHQLDVLKNKYKKERAKVESGHGSKWVFFKKMDVLLNMRTRGHCGLGCGVDSGEYVFMNPRVYLDRSNVLDEMRDSPGQSDEDNEDEEEEEEGLGGERQETESARLLAGSIQKFGQIYEKIEESKRRQMMEVEKMRQDFHRELELQRKQIVERAEAEIAKIREMEDDEHDTTDTSLENIED; this is translated from the coding sequence ATGAAAAACCCCAATTTCTACCCTTACAAAGCCCACAACTCAGCAGAATATGAAGACGATGATGTTGATGAAGATGAAGGGAGCCCTGATCAGAATTTTGCCCAAAATGGGTATTATGAGGACTCGAAGAGGCATCCCAAGAAGAGAAAGCTGGAGTCTTTTGTATCTACTTATGAATTGACTCCTCGCAAGGAAATGTGGAGTGAGGAGGAGAGCTTTGTGCTGTTGGAAGTTTGGGGAGAAAGGTATATGGAGCTTGGAAGGAGAAGTTTGAGGGCTGAGGATTGGGCTGAGGTGACTGATAAAGTATTGGAGATGAGTGGAGTTGAGCGGACGGTGGTGGAGTGTAGGCACCAATTGGATGTTCTCAAGAACAAGTACAAAAAAGAAAGGGCAAAAGTGGAAAGTGGGCACGGAAGCAAAtgggtatttttcaagaaaatggatGTTTTGTTGAACATGAGGACAAGAGGTCATTGTGGGTTGGGCTGTGGGGTTGATTCGGGGGAGTATGTTTTTATGAATCCACGTGTATACTTGGACAGGTCTAATGTATTGGACGAAATGAGGGATAGTCCAGGGCAGTCAGACGAGGATAATGAGgatgaggaggaggaggaggagggccTGGGAGGTGAGAGACAGGAAACCGAGTCTGCTCGGTTGTTGGCTGGATCGATTCAGAAGTTTGGACAGATATATGAAAAGATTGAAGAGAGTAAGAGGAGACAAATGATGGAAGTAGAGAAGATGAGACAGGATTTTCACAGAGAGTTAGAGTTGCAGAGGAAGCAAATTGTTGAGCGTGCTGAAGCGGAAATTGCTAAAATAAGGGAAATGGAAGATGACGAGCATGATACTACCGACACTTCATTGGAGAATATTGAAGATTGA
- the LOC140968107 gene encoding probable inactive receptor kinase At2g26730 isoform X1: protein MTLIPNQALLEAVFFLLLLGGCWVRSEPTQDKQALLDFISQVPHESRVQWNESDSACVWVGVECDATNSSVYYLRLPGVGLVGEIPPNTLGRLTQLRVLSLRSNRLSGSIPAEFSQLKLLRSLYLQGNQFSGEFPTEITELSRMIRLDLSSNNFSGPIPFSINNLTHLTGLFLGNNSFSGKIPSITPPGLVDFNVANNNLNGSIPSILAKFPASAFAGNVDLCGGPLPPCNPFFPSPSPSPTLPPILTPPHKKHKKLSTAAIIAISVAGGVLLLLLILALIFLLLRKKRSRETTKTPKPYSASRAAGPVLDIGTSSSKDDITGGSTDGAERNKLVFFNGNGYSFDLEDLLRASAEVLGKGSVGTSYKAVLEEGTTVVVKRLKDVAVGKKEFEQQMQIIGKLQHENLLPLRAFYYSKDEKLLVCDYMPAGSLSALLHGSRGSGRTPLDWDSRIKIASSAARGLAHLHAFGNLPHGNIKSSNVLLKQDNLDACISEYGLNPLFSGMTPPNHRIMGYRAPEVLESKKVTFKSDVYSFGVLILELLTGKSPNQPSLGDEGVDLPRWVQSVVREEWTAEVFDVELMRQHNVEEEMVQLLQIGMACVAMVPDQRPAMQEVVRMIGEIKRDDNDDALRQSSDDALRGGSDSQTPPTEPRSSSPGGTA, encoded by the exons ATGACATTGATTCCCAACCAGGCTCTTCTGGAAGCCGTTTTCTTCTTGCTGCTACTCGGTGGTTGTTGGGTTCGCTCGGAGCCCACTCAGGACAAGCAAGCGCTCCTCGATTTCATCTCGCAAGTCCCGCACGAGAGCCGGGTCCAGTGGAATGAGTCCGATTCGGCTTGTGTTTGGGTGGGCGTCGAGTGCGATGCTACCAATTCATCTGTTTACTATTTGAGGTTACCGGGTGTTGGCCTCGTCGGCGAGATTCCGCCGAACACGCTGGGTAGGCTTACGCAGCTCCGAGTGTTGAGTCTACGTTCCAATAGGCTGTCCGGTTCCATTCCGGCGGAATTCTCCCAGCTCAAACTTCTCCGCAGCTTGTACTTGCAGGGGAACCAGTTTTCCGGCGAGTTTCCGACTGAGATTACCGAGTTATCTCGGATGATCCGTCTCGACCTATCCTCCAACAACTTCAGCGGCCCGATTCCGTTCTCTATCAACAATCTCACTCATTTAACCGGTTTGTTTTTAGGGAACAATTCATTTAGCGGTAAAATCCCGAGTATAACTCCTCCTGGTCTCGTAGATTTCAATGTGGCTAACAATAATCTCAATGGTTCGATCCCTAGCATACTTGCCAAATTTCCGGCATCCGCATTCGCCGGAAATGTAGATTTATGCGGCGGCCCATTGCCTCCGTGCAACCCATTTTTCCCTTCGCCGTCCCCCTCCCCTACATTACCTCCAATCCTCACTCCACCCCATAAAAAGCATAAAAAGTTATCGACAGCAGCAATCATTGCCATTTCAGTCGCCGGCGGTgtactgctgctgctgctcatACTAGCATTAATATTCCTTCTACTAAGAAAGAAAAGGTCAAGAGAAACAACAAAAACGCCGAAACCTTACTCTGCATCCAGGGCAGCAGGGCCAGTACTCGACATCGGAACTTCGTCATCAAAAGACGACATCACAGGAGGTTCCACAGACGGAGCGGAAAGAAACAAACTCGTATTCTTCAATGGAAATGGATACAGCTTCGATTTGGAGGATTTGTTGAGGGCTTCAGCAGAAGTATTGGGAAAAGGGAGTGTGGGCACTAGCTACAAGGCGGTGCTGGAAGAAGGCACAACTGTGGTGGTGAAGAGGCTGAAAGATGTGGCGGTGggaaagaaagaatttgagCAACAAATGCAAATTATTGGGAAATTGCAGCATGAAAATCTGCTGCCACTGAGAGCTTTCTACTACTCCAAGGATGAGAAATTGCTGGTGTGTGATTACATGCCTGCCGGGAGTTTATCTGCTCTTCTTCATG GTAGTCGAGGTTCAGGTCGCACCCCACTAGACTGGGACAGCAGAATAAAAATAGCATCAAGTGCTGCCAGAGGACTAGCACACCTTCATGCATTTGGAAACTTACCACATGGAAACATCAAGTCCTCGAATGTCCTTCTCAAACAAGACAATCTTGATGCATGTATATCGGAATACGGGCTTAATCCCCTATTCTCGGGCATGACCCCTCCAAATCATCGCATCATGGGCTACCGTGCTCCTGAGGTGCTTGAAAGCAAGAAAGTCACATTCAAGTCTGATGTCTACAGCTTCGGAGTACTCATCTTAGAGCTCTTAACCGGCAAATCGCCTAATCAGCCTTCATTAGGTGATGAAGGGGTCGATTTGCCTCGATGGGTACAAAGTGTCGTACGCGAAGAATGGACAGCAGAAGTTTTTGACGTGGAGTTAATGAGACAGCACAATGTGGAGGAAGAAATGGTACAGCTTCTCCAGATAGGTATGGCCTGTGTAGCAATGGTGCCAGATCAAAGACCAGCAATGCAAGAAGTTGTCAGAATGATCGGGGAAATTAAAAGGGATGATAATGATGACGCATTACGGCAGTCGTCTGATGATGCATTACGAGGGGGGTCAGACAGTCAAACGCCCCCAACAGAGCCAAGGTCTTCTTCCCCTGGTGGCACAGCTTAA
- the LOC140968107 gene encoding probable inactive receptor kinase At2g26730 isoform X2, with amino-acid sequence MTLIPNQALLEAVFFLLLLGGCWVRSEPTQDKQALLDFISQVPHESRVQWNESDSACVWVGVECDATNSSVYYLRLPGVGLVGEIPPNTLGRLTQLRVLSLRSNRLSGSIPAEFSQLKLLRSLYLQGNQFSGEFPTEITELSRMIRLDLSSNNFSGPIPFSINNLTHLTGLFLGNNSFSGKIPSITPPGLVDFNVANNNLNGSIPSILAKFPASAFAGNVDLCGGPLPPCNPFFPSPSPSPTLPPILTPPHKKHKKLSTAAIIAISVAGGVLLLLLILALIFLLLRKKRSRETTKTPKPYSASRAAGPVLDIGTSSSKDDITGGSTDGAERNKLVFFNGNGYSFDLEDLLRASAEVLGKGSVGTSYKAVLEEGTTVVVKRLKDVAVGKKEFEQQMQIIGKLQHENLLPLRAFYYSKDEKLLVCDYMPAGSLSALLHGTRGSGRTPLDWDSRIKIASSAARGLAHLHAFGNLPHGNIKSSNVLLKQDNLDACISEYGLNPLFSGMTPPNHRIMGYRAPEVLESKKVTFKSDVYSFGVLILELLTGKSPNQPSLGDEGVDLPRWVQSVVREEWTAEVFDVELMRQHNVEEEMVQLLQIGMACVAMVPDQRPAMQEVVRMIGEIKRDDNDDALRQSSDDALRGGSDSQTPPTEPRSSSPGGTA; translated from the exons ATGACATTGATTCCCAACCAGGCTCTTCTGGAAGCCGTTTTCTTCTTGCTGCTACTCGGTGGTTGTTGGGTTCGCTCGGAGCCCACTCAGGACAAGCAAGCGCTCCTCGATTTCATCTCGCAAGTCCCGCACGAGAGCCGGGTCCAGTGGAATGAGTCCGATTCGGCTTGTGTTTGGGTGGGCGTCGAGTGCGATGCTACCAATTCATCTGTTTACTATTTGAGGTTACCGGGTGTTGGCCTCGTCGGCGAGATTCCGCCGAACACGCTGGGTAGGCTTACGCAGCTCCGAGTGTTGAGTCTACGTTCCAATAGGCTGTCCGGTTCCATTCCGGCGGAATTCTCCCAGCTCAAACTTCTCCGCAGCTTGTACTTGCAGGGGAACCAGTTTTCCGGCGAGTTTCCGACTGAGATTACCGAGTTATCTCGGATGATCCGTCTCGACCTATCCTCCAACAACTTCAGCGGCCCGATTCCGTTCTCTATCAACAATCTCACTCATTTAACCGGTTTGTTTTTAGGGAACAATTCATTTAGCGGTAAAATCCCGAGTATAACTCCTCCTGGTCTCGTAGATTTCAATGTGGCTAACAATAATCTCAATGGTTCGATCCCTAGCATACTTGCCAAATTTCCGGCATCCGCATTCGCCGGAAATGTAGATTTATGCGGCGGCCCATTGCCTCCGTGCAACCCATTTTTCCCTTCGCCGTCCCCCTCCCCTACATTACCTCCAATCCTCACTCCACCCCATAAAAAGCATAAAAAGTTATCGACAGCAGCAATCATTGCCATTTCAGTCGCCGGCGGTgtactgctgctgctgctcatACTAGCATTAATATTCCTTCTACTAAGAAAGAAAAGGTCAAGAGAAACAACAAAAACGCCGAAACCTTACTCTGCATCCAGGGCAGCAGGGCCAGTACTCGACATCGGAACTTCGTCATCAAAAGACGACATCACAGGAGGTTCCACAGACGGAGCGGAAAGAAACAAACTCGTATTCTTCAATGGAAATGGATACAGCTTCGATTTGGAGGATTTGTTGAGGGCTTCAGCAGAAGTATTGGGAAAAGGGAGTGTGGGCACTAGCTACAAGGCGGTGCTGGAAGAAGGCACAACTGTGGTGGTGAAGAGGCTGAAAGATGTGGCGGTGggaaagaaagaatttgagCAACAAATGCAAATTATTGGGAAATTGCAGCATGAAAATCTGCTGCCACTGAGAGCTTTCTACTACTCCAAGGATGAGAAATTGCTGGTGTGTGATTACATGCCTGCCGGGAGTTTATCTGCTCTTCTTCATGGTAC TCGAGGTTCAGGTCGCACCCCACTAGACTGGGACAGCAGAATAAAAATAGCATCAAGTGCTGCCAGAGGACTAGCACACCTTCATGCATTTGGAAACTTACCACATGGAAACATCAAGTCCTCGAATGTCCTTCTCAAACAAGACAATCTTGATGCATGTATATCGGAATACGGGCTTAATCCCCTATTCTCGGGCATGACCCCTCCAAATCATCGCATCATGGGCTACCGTGCTCCTGAGGTGCTTGAAAGCAAGAAAGTCACATTCAAGTCTGATGTCTACAGCTTCGGAGTACTCATCTTAGAGCTCTTAACCGGCAAATCGCCTAATCAGCCTTCATTAGGTGATGAAGGGGTCGATTTGCCTCGATGGGTACAAAGTGTCGTACGCGAAGAATGGACAGCAGAAGTTTTTGACGTGGAGTTAATGAGACAGCACAATGTGGAGGAAGAAATGGTACAGCTTCTCCAGATAGGTATGGCCTGTGTAGCAATGGTGCCAGATCAAAGACCAGCAATGCAAGAAGTTGTCAGAATGATCGGGGAAATTAAAAGGGATGATAATGATGACGCATTACGGCAGTCGTCTGATGATGCATTACGAGGGGGGTCAGACAGTCAAACGCCCCCAACAGAGCCAAGGTCTTCTTCCCCTGGTGGCACAGCTTAA
- the LOC140968108 gene encoding probable receptor-like protein kinase At5g20050 — translation MEDRKAHLIAIFIIVLLIVLTIVARVSLKQSRTFFLICGADTAAIFAVLAVIFIRLRYTSRRKQLEKLHDSEGRELRIEYSFLRKVAGVPTKFRYRELEEATDGFRSLVGRGGSASVFKGILSDGTAVAVKRIDGEDSGGEKAFKSEVAAIAGIQHVNLVRLLGYCIASTGPRFLIYEFVLNGSLDNWIFPKMDSTGRRSGCLPWNLRCRVALDVAKALSYLHHDCRSCILHLDVKPENILIDENFRALVADFGISKLKGKEESRIVTRLQGTKGYLAPEWLLENGVTEKCDVYSYGMVLLEIIGGRRNIISLGQANGDSSRKKFQYFPKIVAGKLREGKLSEIVDERLVEDGGIKRGELKKMVCVALWCIQDQAKLRPSMATVVEMLEGYVNVEDPPETKMFLADLLSTDDDNRTQTDFQVHRFAQNHGETCNTFAHSFAFSTFSAR, via the exons ATGGAGGACAGAAAAGCACATCTGATCGCCATTTTCATTATCGTACTACTCATCGTTCTCACCATAGTCGCTCGTGTTTCCCTAAAACAATCTCGCACCTTCTTCCTCATATGCGGAGCAGATACTGCCGCCATTTTCGCAGTACTCGCAGTCATTTTCATCCGCCTCCGCTACACCAGCCGCAGAAAACAGCTGGAAAAGTTACACGATTCTGAGGGGCGCGAGCTTCGGATCGAATACAGTTTCCTACGGAAGGTGGCCGGGGTTCCCACGAAGTTCCGCTACCGAGAACTTGAGGAAGCGACGGATGGGTTCCGGTCTTTAGTAGGCCGTGGGGGATCCGCTTCTGTGTTCAAAGGGATACTCAGCGACGGAACTGCGGTGGCGGTGAAACGGATCGACGGAGAGGACAGCGGCGGTGAGAAGGCTTTCAAATCTGAAGTAGCGGCGATTGCTGGTATTCAACATGTGAACCTGGTGAGGCTGTTGGGTTACTGCATTGCTTCGACGGGGCCGCGGTTTCTTATCTACGAGTTTGTTTTGAACGGGTCGTTGGATAATTGGATATTTCCGAAGATGGATAGCACAGGGCGGAGGAGCGGTTGTTTGCCGTGGAACTTGAGGTGCAGAGTTGCTCTTGATGTGGCCAAAGCGCTGTCTTATTTGCACCATGACTGCAG ATCGTGTATATTGCACCTTGATGTAAAACCAGAAAACATACTAATAGACGAGAACTTTAGAGCACTAGTTGCAGATTTCGGGATCTCAAAACTCAAAGGCAAAGAAGAAAGTAGGATCGTAACGAGACTCCAAGGAACCAAAGGTTACTTGGCCCCCGAATGGCTCTTAGAAAACGGGGTAACGGAGAAGTGCGATGTTTACAGCTACGGGATGGTGCTTTTAGAAATCATAGGTGGACGGAGAAACATCATTTCGCTCGGACAAGCCAATGGTGACTCGTCCAGAAAGAAGTTCCAATACTTCCCCAAGATCGTGGCTGGGAAATTGAGAGAAGGGAAACTTTCGGAGATTGTCGATGAAAGGTTGGTTGAAGATGGAGGGATAAAGAGAGGTGAGTTGAAAAAAATGGTTTGTGTAGCTTTGTGGTGTATACAAGACCAAGCAAAGCTTCGGCCGAGCATGGCTACCGTCGTCGAAATGCTTGAAGGATATGTGAATGTCGAAGATCCCCCCGAAACTAAAATGTTTCTTGCTGACCTTTTGTCTACTGATGACGATAACAGAACACAAACCGATTTTCAAGTGCATAGATTTGCTCAAAATCATGGTGAAACTTGTAATACTTTTGCTCACTCGTTCGCCTTTTCCACGTTTTCAGCTAGATAG